The Natranaerovirga pectinivora DNA segment GCCTGTTTTGCCCTCGGTTTTTTCGATATCCCATACTACTTTCTATAAACTCAGGTTCATATATGGCTTCTAGTATTTTCTTTGTTGCAATTTGTATGGTTTTATCTTTTACCGTTGGTATTCCTAATGGTCTTTGTCCTCCACCAGGCTTTTCTATATATGTTCTTTTTACTAAGCTTGTTCTATATCTATTGGTTTTCAACTCTTCTTCGATTTTTGTTACTTCTTCTTTTAAATTTTCACCGAATTATTTTGCACTCTGCCCATCTATTCCACTTGATGCTTGTTTATTTATATCTCTATAGGCTTTTATTAGGTTTTGACTGTTTAGTAATTGATATAAGTTCTCAAATTTATGCTTTTTATTCTTAGTTGCTTTCCTTTCGATTTCATACAGGGAGGTTCGCAATGTTTTACCCAGCCCTACTTGTCTAGTCATTGTTTCCTTTGTATGATTCATACTCCTGTTTCTCCCTTCCCCTTGTAGCCGGCTCTCCCGACCTCTGAGTACTATGAAGAAATCCGACTCCTCATTACTCTTCAGCCATCCTCTTTTTCGATTGGGTAGGCTTACCAATCTTTGTTGGAAGTATTGAGGTCTCCCAAGTTCCTGACATTTCTCTTCCTACATACCACGTTCTTTGACCCCGACAGACCTTCCAAAGTCTTGCCTTTATCGACTTGTTTGTATTGACTTCCGTGACGTTAAACACGTCGTCATCTGCGCTTCCTCTATTTCTAGAGCAACATTAACGGGGCTCAATGTGCTTCAGGGATTATGGTCTCCCTTATGGTCTATAGGATTCTCTGTGTACGCTTTACCTTTACTGCCACCAGTAACGGCACAACACTCGATAAAGGTGGTTGGCTAGACCTTACCTTGCAAAGACTCTCACTTTGCCAGAAATGCCAAGCTTAGCTTGGCGCACTAACGTTCTGTTGTTCCCGACGTTCCTGAACTGGACCCACAGAGCCCTTCTCCGTAGGCGGTGCTTGCACCCAGTGAAGGAATGTGCGTTAGCGTACGGGTACAAGCTTGTTAGGTGTCGTATCATAAATAATAATTCACCTTACTTTGCAGTTGGATACAAAGGCAAATCAAATCCAGCAAACAAGAATTATCGAAGCTGAATACCCCTTTTTTTTAATATTCACCCATGTCCTTAAGCTTGTTCAATGATGCTATCCAATCATGTGATTTCCCCTCAAAATTTTCAGGATTAATTGGATAGTGTACATTATATAGGTAACCTTTTTCCCCATATCTTCCTTGAATATTTTCATCTAAATGCACTTCATCTGCGCAAATATTAATAACTTCTAAACATATTAAAACGTGGGTATCTCCATCTTTTATTTCCCGTTCCCACAGATAACGGCATTCCAGATTAAGAAAACATTCTTTGATACGTGGTGCATCTACACTTGTTGCTGCTTCAGCAGTAAGCCCCGATAACGTTATTTCATCATTATCAAACCCATTGTTAGCAATTGTTGCTGTGCATTTATCGTATATATCAGCAGAGGGAAAATTCAACACTGCCTCCCCTTTTTCCTTAAGCGTTTGATACATGTGTCCTGATTTATTTACACTAGAAAGAATCGCATAGAAACCACTAGGGTTACCCTTAAAACATGCCCACGACTGTAGGCAAGCATTTGGCATCCCATTAGATTTGTATGAAGTCACAACAAATAATGGTGATGGAATTGCTGTTACAAAATCCATCCACGAAAAGCCATAAGTTCTCATCTTGCCCATTGATATTGGAATATTAGAATATTCTATTTTCATTTCCGTATCACCTTCCTCAAATTTATTAATCTTCGCAATATATCTGAAAATCTTTGCTTCGCTGTGTCCACCTATAACGATTTAAATAAAGGCTACGAAGCCCTTCTCATATTGATATTACACCTAACTATTGTATCTCTGAATTTTACGTCTGACTATTCATCATTTTGGAGGTATCTGCGACGTTTATTTCGCAAATACCACTTATGTATTAACTCAATTTATGCCTCTTGCTTCCCAATAAACACAAACCTTGATTAACCAAGAACTTCAGCCCTTGCAATCAAGCGTTTAACTTCATTTTCATATTGAGTTATTTATTTGATAATTATACTACATTTCAAAACTTTTGGGTGTATTTATTTGTATAATTCTGTTTTTTCTTCCAAATCATTTATAGAACACTTATATATAACGAATTCAATTTATTTAATCCCACAAAAAAAGAAACTGACTTATTTCAGCTTCTTTTCTAACTTTTTACAAGTCTTGGATATTCATTTTGGCAATCTCATTGCTTTTCTTTACTTTTTCTCTACAAGCAAAATATATAGCCATTAAAATAAATGTTTCACTTTCATAACTCTCATTGCATTTAATACTGCTAGTATAGCTACACCAACATCAGCAAATACTGCCTCCCATAGGTGAGCAACGCCTAAAGCACCAAGAACTAAAAATATTATCTTTATTCCCATAGCCAGTATTATGTTTTGCCATACGATCTTTCTTGTTCTTTTAGCAATTTTTATTGCTGTACTAATCTTTGATGGTTCATCAGTCATTATGACAATGTCAGCAGCTTCAATGGCCGCATCTGATCCTAGACCACCCATAGCCATACCAATATCTGCTCTAGCTAATACTGGGGCATCGTTTATACCATCTCCCACAAAAACGATCTTACCCTTAGGTGATTTTTGGCTGTCAAGTTCCTCAAGTATTTCCACCTTTTCTGTTGGGAGTAATTCTGCATAAACCTCATCTATCCCTAATTGATTCCCCACTTTTTCACCAACGGATTTGGCATCTCCAGTGAGCATTACTATTTTCTTCACACCAAGTGCTTTTAATGCTTTAATCGCATTGGCTGAGTCCTCTTTGACTTCATCAGAAATCACAATATAGCCAATGTAATCACTATTTACTGATACATATAATATAGTCCCTATTGATTCAATTTTGCTATAGTTGATATTTTCTTTATCCATTAACTTATGATTTCCAACAAGTATCTCTTTGTCTTCAACGCTTATCTTAATGCCATGCCCAGGTATTTCATCGTATTTTTCAATCTTATCTTTATCTATTTCTTTTTCATAGGCTTTTAGAATGGAGATAGCAATGGGGTGATTGGAGTAACTTTCAGCATATGCTGCGTATTCAAGCAACCCTTCTTTTGTCACATCATTTTTCGGGTGTATCTCCGTCACATTAAAGACACCTTTTGTTAATGTTCCCGTTTTATCAAAGATGACTGTTTCCACACTATTCAGTGCTTCTAGATAATTACTTCCCTTAACTAGCACACCACTTTTTGAAGCCCCTCCAATACCACCAAAGAAACTTAATGGAATTGATACAACCAATGCACAAGGACAAGAAATTACTAGGAATACCAGTGCTCTATATACCCACTCGGAGAAACCAGCCCCTGGAATGATAAGAGGTGGCACAATGGCAAGGAGGGCCGCCACACTAACAACAATAGGGGTATAATATCTAGCAAACTTTGTTATGAAATTTTCCGTTGGGGCTTTTCTGCTACTTGCATTTTGAACAAGATCCAATATCTTAGATACAGTGGACTCGTCAAATTCTTTTGTAACTTCTATTGTAAGAACGCCATTTTTATTAATACAACCACTTAATACATCATTGCCTGCTTCAACTTCTCTTGGTACAGATTCACCTGTTAGAGCCGATGTATCAACCATTGAATACCCTTCAATAACTTTACCATCTAATGGCACTTTTTCTCCTGGCTTTACAACGATGATATCTCCAATGCCTACTTCTTCTGGAGAAACTTTTATGAGTCCTTCATTGCTTTTTAAGTTTGCAAAGTCAGGTCTGATATCCATTAGTTCACTTATTGAACGTCTTGATCTATTCACTGCTAATTCTTGGAAAAACTCTCCTACTTTATAAAATAGCATTACCGCTACCCCTTCAGGATATTCCCCTATCAAAAAGGCCCCTATAGTAGCAATACTCATAAGAAAGTTTTCATCAAAAACTTGACCTCGGAGTATATTTTTCGTGGCTCTTAGAACAATCTCTCCACCTACGATGACATAACTTACTAAAAATACAGATAGCCTTATCCAATCTGATATATTTAAAAGCAATCCTAAGGCAAATAGTGCCCCACCTACACCGAGTCTAATAAACTCCTGCTTATTATGTTTAGATTCTTTATTATTTTTATCATTTGCCTTTTCTTTAATGACTTCTTCTGCACTCACTAATTTTACATGTGATTCAATTTTCTTTATAATGATTGAAGCTTCTTTTATAATTCTATTAAAGTCATTCTCGCTATTTGCCTCAATGACTAACTTTGTAGAAAGAAAATCAACATTGGCATTATTTACGCCTGATAAGTTCTTAATTTGACTCTCCATTTTAGCTGCACAGTTTGCACATCCTAATCCCTCTAATAAAAACTCTTTTCTAAGTCCATTACTCATAGTCAATCCCCCTTTATGTCAAACTATTTACCCGTGTGGTTTTGTTCACTTATATGATCTAGTCCTTGGTCAAAAATTTGTTTTACATGGTCATCATCTAGAGAATAATAGACCACCTTGCCCTCTTTACGGTATTTAACAAGTCTTGCTTGTTTTAAAACACGTAATTGATGAGAGATGGCGGACTGAGTCATATTAAGTAATACTGCAATATCGCAAACACACATCTCCGAGGAAAATAAAGCATAAATGATTTTTATTCTTGTTGTATCTCCAAAAACTTTAAAGACGTCTGCCAAATCATATAAACTTTCCTCTGGAGGCATACTCTCTCTTACTGATGTTATAATATCTTCATGTATAACTGTACAATCACATCTTTCAAAATCTATCTTATTGTCTTTCACTTTTTATCCCACCTTTTCAAACAAATATATGAACAACTATTCATATGTTATAGTGTTATAATATTCCTTTTTATATTTATTGTCAATAGTTATATGAATGATTGTTCATATATTATTATATGCATTGCACTATTAAATGTTAATACAACCTTTTTACAAATTGCTAATTTATTTTTTATAATAAGAATTTAGGGCTTTATAGCATTAAAAAAAGAAACTGATTTTCACCAGTTCCCCATCAAAAAGCATCTTCTATTAATATCTAAAAATCTGAAGCCGTATAATTCACCTTACCTCTTACCATAACCATTTTAATATTAATATCTTCATCAAATACCACTAAATCTGCATCTTTGCTTTCACAAATGGACCCTTTTTTACGATCAATCTTAAGAAGTTTTGCTGGTGTTAATGACATCATCTTAACCACTTCATATAAAGGTGCTTCCGTTAACTCATGGAAGGTTCTTATTAATCTATCAGCAGTTGCCACACTTCCGGCAAAAGCACTGCGATCCATTAATTTGGCCACATTATCTTCCACAAAAATCTTTGTTCCATTTTCTTTACTGCCTAAATAGTATTCACCTTCTGGCATTCCAGCAGCTCTCATAGAGTCTGTAACCAAACAAATTCTATCGGGTCCTTTTACTTTATAAATCAATTGAAGCAATTCTTTTGGCAAGTGTTTCCCATCAGCTATCACTTCAACAAATAAATCATCTAACAAGTATCCTGCTTCAACTGCTCCTGCTACCCGATAAGCATCAATCCTTCTCACAGAGGACATTGCCGAATAAAAATGGGTCATAGCAGACAAACCATTTTCATAAGCTCTAAAGACTTCTTCACAAGTAGCATCTGAATGCGCCAATGAACTTATGATGCCATGTTCCCTTAGAACATTTAAGAATTCCATAGAGCCTTCTAGTTCAACTGCAAAGGACCAACGTATTATTTTGTCTGTCAGTTTTAATACATCCATATATTCTTTTGGATCTGGATTTCTTAAGTATCTATGATCTTGTGCCCCTTTTTGGCTATAGGCAAAATAAGGTCCTTCTATATGTAATCCTAATATATTTGGCAACCCTTCTTTCTGTAAATAAACAGAATTAAATAGTTCCACAAAATTAAAAAGGGATTCTTTTGTACCTGCAAGAGAAGTTGGGACAATAGAGGTTGTGCCATGGATCATATGGGTCTTACAGGCTTGATGAATGCTTTCAATATTCCCATCCATAAAATCTGCATTACCTGCACCATGGGTATGAATGTCAATAAACCCTGGTGATAGGTATTGCCCTTTTACATCAATGATTTCATCTGCCCCATCAATAATGGTTCCATTTAATACAACTTTTTTAATTTTTTTATTACAGACTAATACTTCGCCTTGGGTAATCCCTGTAGGTGTAATAAGTCTAGCATTCTTAAATACTATTTTATTCATAATGTAACAACCCCCTTATTATATGTCTATGAATTAATTAATACAGGCATTCTAAACATCGTATTTTTTTCTTATAATTTCTAACACTATCTCAGTATCAACAGGTTTGCTAAAATAGTACCCTTGTATATAATCACAGTTCAATTTTTGTAATAATTTTACTTGCTCTAAAGTCTCTACCCCTTCTGCTACCACCTCTAAATCATAAGCTTTTGCTAATAATATTAATTGCTTCATAATTTTTTGACTTGATACATTTAAATATTGTTGAATAAACGATCTATCCAATTTCATTTTTGCTACTGGAAATTTACTTAAATAATTTAAAGAAGAATACCCAGTACCAAAATCATCTAAACTAATTTTTATGCCTAACGCTTTTAAGCTATTTAAAAACTTAGTAGCCCCTTCGCTATCAATTAATATGTTTTCTGTAATTTCTACTTCTATATATTTTGTTTCAATAGTGTATTCTTTTAGTAGTTCTTCTATATAGTTTATTAATCCTTCATCATTTAATTGCTTAACAGAAAAATTAATGGCAATAGGCGTTATTTCTAATCCCTGGTCTTTCCATTGAGATAACTGATGAAAGACTTCTTTTATGACCATTCTTCCAATAGGAATAATTAATCCTTTTTCCTCTGCTATAGGTATAAATTCATCTGGAAAAATATTATGATTTTTAAATCTTAATAAGGCTTCAAATCCCACCGTTTCACCTGTAAAAACATCTACTTGCGGCTGATATAATATTTTAAATTCATTATTCGTGATAGAACTTCTTAAAATACTGTGTATATAATTCTTTCTTTCAGCAGATTCCAATAAAGACTCTGTAAAATATGCCCATTGGTTTTTACCGTTGGTTTTTGCTTCATACATAGCCAAGTCAGCTTTACTAATAAGGCCATCTAATTCTTTGTCATGTTCTGGATACAGACTTATTCCCATGCTTGCTTCAACAATAACTTCTTCACCTTGTACATAAAAGGGTCTTTTGAATAAATTTTCTAATTCTAATATGGTTTCTTTAATACGCTCTTCACTTTGGTGATAAATAAACACTAAGAACTCATCTCCGCCAAACCTTGAAATATATACCCCTTCCCCTTTTAATCCAATTAAACGCTGAGCTATTGCCACTAATAACCTGTCACCGTTCAAATGCCCCTTGGTATCATTGTACTCTTTAAAACTATCAAGATCTAATAAGGCAATTGCTCCTATTTTATTGTTTAGTATTACCTCATGGAATTTTCTTGCGAAACTAATTCTGTTAGGTATTTTTGTTAAGTAATCTTTATATGCAAGGTCTTTTATTTCTTCATTTAAATTAAAATTCTTATGTAGTGATTCATTTAACTTGTCAAAGAGTTCATTTATGGTATTGTATAAGCCTTCAAAATTTTTATTTTTAGATATCTCTAATGGCTTAAAATAATAGTCATCTGTATTTATGTTTCTAATATGTTTGTTCAAAGTTAGTATTGGTTGAATTACATTTATTCTCTGTGTGATAAAGAAAATAATAGAAATAACTACTGCCATTATGAATGAACCAAATGTTAATATAGCAACATTTTTTTTTGTTTCATCCATAGAAATACCAACACCAACAATACCAATTATATCCTCACCATATCTTAATGGTACCGCTGCTTCTAACACATAATCATCAATAATTGGATAATACCATGTTGATACACTTCCTACTCCATTTAGTGCCTTTTCATATTCCAAGTCTCCAGAATAATCTATTCCAATGTCTTCCACATCTGAGTCTGCAATACATATTAAGTTCTCATCTACAATAAGCGCATATAGGATCGTATCATTTTCCTCTTTAGTTCTTTCAACAATATTTTGTAAGTTATGAATATCTCTTTGTAAATTAATGCCAAGTGATTCGTCTTTATTTATCCCTTGATGATTTAATTCTAGCTCTATTTTACTGGATAAAAGCTTTGTAAATTCTATAACATTTTCTTCTTTCTGATTAAATAATATCCTCTGACTCAAATTATGAGTAAAAATTGCAATGGTAAAAATAGCCATCAATGTAAATACAATGGGTAAATAAATCAATTTGAAATTATTGGTTATCACTTTTTGTGTATCTTTCACTCATAACACCTCTTTTGTAGTAACTTAACTTGTTCGTCTTCCTTCCCAAGAAATACAAGCTTTATTGAAAACAAAAATTTAAGCCCTTGTAAAAAAGCATTAAAAAATTTTTTTCAAATTAAATACATATAGTTATATATTATAAAGGAATTTTTATAAAATGTCTTGGATAATTTATTTTCATCTATATCTTTTCAATATACTTTTACAGTGGTATAATATGTCTGTTAATAGACAAAGTATTTTTATAATCAAAGTATTTTTTTATTTTTTGTCTAAATACATATTATAAATTTCATTTCAGGTCAACTGTTATGAATCAATGGGAAAGAGGGTTTTTTATGTCTTTAAGCGTTAGGAATTTAACAAAGAAGTATGGAGATAAAGTAGTTGTTGATAATTTAAACTTTGAAATTAATGAACCAGGGGTTTATGCCCTACTAGGTACAAACGGCGCTGGAAAAACAACTGCATTACGTATTATTTTAGGTATGAGATCTAGTAATAATGGTGAGGTATTATGGAAAGGGAAACCATTAGTTGCTGTAAGTACAAATATTGGCTATCTTGCAGAAGAACGTGGATTATACCCAAAATATGCTCTACTTGATCAATTATTGTATTTTGCTAAGCTTAGAAATGTTCCTAAGAAAACAGCTTTAGAGCGTATTGAATATTGGTCAGAGCGATTAGCCGTTACTGAATATGTATTTCCTCCAAAAACAAAAAAAAGAAAATCTTCAAAATCTAACAATGCTGAACAATTGTCTAAAGGGAACCAACAAAAAATTCAATTAATGGCTGCTTTGATTTCTGATCCAGAGTTAATAGTTCTTGATGAACCTTTAAGTGGGTTAGATCCTGTTAATACAGATTTATTTAAATCCATCATACGAGAAGAAATTGCTAAAAACAAATATTTAATTATGTCCAGTCATCAAATGCCAACCATTGAAGAATTTTGTTCTGATATAACAATATTAAACCGTGGAAAGGCTGTATTACAAGGGAATTTAAATGAAATTAAGAAAAGCTATGGTAGAGTTAATCTTTTTGTTAAAAGCGATGTAGATATTTCATCATATATATCATCTTTTAACCTTACTATTGCTAATAAAACACCAAGTGAATTTCACTTAAAAGTTGAAAATGAAGAACAAGCTATGACATTTTTGTCTAAGTTGATTCAAGACAATATTCCAGTTGTAAAATTTGAATTACGTGAACCGTCATTACACGAAATATTCATTGAAAAGGTGGGGGTCGTTCATGAAGAAGAGTAATATTTCTGGTTGGAAGGATGTCTTCTCCTTTACGTTAATACAAATGCTTAAGAACAAAGCATTTATAATTACTTTTGTTGTATTGGTTTTGTTCGCTTTAGCATCCACACCAATTTTAAATCTTATTACACCTAGTGAACCTGATGATATAGATTCTCCTAACCCTGTACAAAAAATTTATGTTATTAATGAAACTAATTTAGTTGGTTTGGATTTTACTAATTTATTAAATCATAAAACAATGGATCATATTGTAATTGAGATAATGGATGAATCCTATGAAACCATTACAAATAGAATTGAAGAAAATGAACAAGACTCTATTATTTTAACCCTTAGTGAAACTGAGGAAGCTTATTTCTTAACCTTAGAAAAAGCCAGTACAGGGCCTGTTAAAAATTCTAGTATGCATCTGTTATCCATTGAAATCAGGGAACAGTTTGAAACCCTTTTAATGACTCAATTAGGCATATCAAGGGAACAGCGTATTATAATGACTACGCCTATCGAAACAAAAGTAACTATGGTTGATTTTAATGGAACAGAAATGATATATGAGGATACTTCTATCTCTTTTAATGAGTATTGGTTTATCTATGGGGTACTCTTTCTTATACTAATGATAAATATCTTTGCTAGTACTCAAATTGCAACTTCTATTGTAACTGAAAAATCTACTAGAGTCGTTGAATATTTGTTAATTTCTGTTAAACCTCTAGCCTTAATGGTTGGTAAAATAATAGCAATGTTAGTGGCTGTATTGTTACAGTTGATTTCTGTTTTTATTGTTGTCACTATTTCTAATAAAGTATTTGCAGGGAATGGTCAAAATCCCCTTACAGAATATTTACCTAGTGATATGTTTCAAAATTTGAATATTATTAATATTGTACTATGTATCATTGTCATCGCCTTAGGATTAATTTTTTATGGTGCTTTAGCCGGTGTAGCAGGTGCAACTGTTAGTAAACTTGATGAAGTAAATGAAGGCCTTACAGTATTTACTCTTATTAATCTAGTTGGGGCTTATATTGGATTAGGGGCAAGTGGTGTTTTAATGGGTAGTGGCATCAATACATTCGTAATATTTTCATTTTTGTTTCCATTATCTGCTCCTTTTATATTACCAGGTTCTATCTTAGTGGGTAGAGCAAGTCTTCCTTTAGCTGCTGGCGCTATTGGATTACAAATATTATTTATTATTTTATTGTTCCTTTTTGTTGCTAGAGTTTATGAAACCCTTATACTTCACAGTGGCAACAAGGTTAAACTTAAGGAATTAATTAAACTTTCTAAGACTGTGTCAAAGGAGGATTTATAATATGAAAAATAATTTTAGAGGATGGACCTCCGTTTTTAATTTTACATTTAAGCAGTCTACGAAACTAGTCGGTTTTAGGGTTGTTACCACTCTTATTTCTGTGCTTATATTATTAGGTCTTATACTTATGAACGTGTTAATGGCAAGGTCTGATGCTAAAACAGACCCATATGAGTATATGGATCCTTCTGAATATGTAATAGATGAAATAGAACGCTCCCCTATTAATACGGTTTACATTCTAGATAATAGTGGCTTAGAAGCTACTGATTTTAATGAGTTGCTAGAGGATATTACAGATAATCAATTTGCACACACTGAATTTGTAACTGTAACAAATCAATCTAGAGATGAAGTGGTTCAAAGTGCTGCCCAACATTCCAACCAAACCATTGCAGTAATCATATCTCTTAGTGATACAGGATATGAACTAGAGGCAATTGTACCCTATAATAGTTTAATTAGTACTTGGGAGGCAGAATCTTTCCTTTGGCCAATGTTATCTGCCTTTGATTATAATAAAATAATGCAAATGGGTTTAACAGATGATCAACTTAATGCTGCTCTTAAACCTATTGTTACATCTCACTTAGTTATAGGTGATGAAACAAATGAAATTGCTAATATGATTAAGGTAGTAGCTCCTATGTTTTTTGCTTTTGTACTATATATGATGTTAATCTTATATGGGCAAACTGTTAGTAAATCTGTTTCTTCTGAAAAAGTATCAAAAATTATGGAAACTTTGTTATCCTCAGTACACCCATACGCTATAATAACAGGTAAAGTACTCGCAATTACTGGAATGGCCATTCTTCAATTTTCTATTTGGATTGTATCGGCTATTGTAGGCTTATACGGTGGCAATGCTATTGCACAAGGGATTTATCCTGGTTTTGAAAATACCGCTATAACAATAATCAACTTCTTTAGAGATAATATTGGTGAAACAGCATTTACATTACCGGCTTTTGTATTGGCCTTAGTATTTTTCTGTGTTGGATTTTTATTTTATTGTGTCCTTGCAGGCCTTACAGGGTGTATTGTTTCTAAACCAGAAGATGTTGCTTCAACACAATCCTTATTTGTTTTCCCTATCATTATTAGCTGGTTAGTAAGTTACTTAGCCCCAGGTATGGGTAATCAAACATTGATAGGCATTATACGGTATATACCTTTTACTTCACCATTTTCTGTTCCTGTTGAAATCTTAACAGGTTCTATAAGTTATATAGAAGGCATTATCTCTTTACTTGTTCTATCTCTATTCTCTTTGTTTGTTATTATGATTGCAGGGAGAATTTACAAAGGCCTTGTATTATATTATGGTCAGAAACTAAGTTTTAAAATGTTTAAAGAAGTATTAATAACAAAAAGCAATCATTAAAAACATACAAAAGAGATTGTAGTGAATGTATTCAACCATTCATTACAATCTCTTTTTCAAAATCTAAACCATCCTATTAGGGTCTATTCCTTGACTAATCTCTGCTGTTAACATGCCTTTATCTTGTAGGATTTGTTTTAATGTTTTACTTTGTTCCTCTGCTTCCATACCTATCTGAGATGCCATATCATAACCTATTTTAGGACTTAAGCCAGTTACTAGAGCAAGACTCTCCTCCATCCATCTTCTACACTTTTCTTCATTTGCCTCAATGCCACTGATACATTTTTTAGTGAGTATTTCTATTGCATTTGTAAATATTTCAAGAGCGTGAAGAAATGTATAGGCAATCATAGGCATCATAACATTAATCTCTAGTTGGCCTGCTGTTACCGCTGTAGCTATGGCTGTTTCGTAGCCAATGATTTGGCAACATACCATATGCGTCATTTCTAATATAGCAGGATTTATTTTTCCTGGCATAATGGTTGAACCAGGTTGCACAGGTGGCAGGGAAATTTCTGCTAATCCAGTTCTAGGTCCAGAACTGAGCAAACGTAAATCGCTTGTTATTTTAATTAAATGGATCGCCAATTCTTTAAGGGTTAACATACAACGCATAGGTTCATTCATATTTTGCATAAAGGTAAACATATTGTTAGGTTGACGAAATGGCAGACTTGTTCTCTTACTCACTTCTTCAATAATCTTAGGGATATAGCCCGGTTGTAGATCTATAGATGTACCAATTGCATTACCCCCTAGACCAAGTTGGTACAATGCGTCTACATTTGCCATCAGTTCATCATAGATGGATTTAATAGTTCCTGCATATCCTGAGAATTCTTGTCCTAATCGAATTGGAATCCCATCGTGCAAATGTGTTCGCCCAGATTTTAATACTGGCATAAATTGATCCGCTTTTTTTTGAAGCTCTTGGTGCAATTGTGAGAGGGCTGGTAAAAACTTTTGATTTAATGTTTCTACTGCAGCAATATTTAAGGCTGAAGGAAAAGTATCATTAGTTGACTGAGACATATTTACATCATCATTGGCATGGACTTGTGTACTGCCTCCTAATATCTCAGAGGCACGATGGGCTATGATTTCATTGGCATTCATATTCTGTGATGTCCCTGCCCCAGCTTGATACACATCCACAACAAAATCCTGATCCCATTTCCCATCAATGACTTCTTCTGATGCTTGTATAATTGCTTTTCCCAGTTCTGGTGACAGAGTCCCTAATTCAACATTAATGGTTGCTGCAGCAGCCTTTATAATGCCTTGAGCTCTAATAAATGAACGGGGTAATCGTAGTCCACTTATAGGAAAAT contains these protein-coding regions:
- a CDS encoding heavy metal translocating P-type ATPase, coding for MSNGLRKEFLLEGLGCANCAAKMESQIKNLSGVNNANVDFLSTKLVIEANSENDFNRIIKEASIIIKKIESHVKLVSAEEVIKEKANDKNNKESKHNKQEFIRLGVGGALFALGLLLNISDWIRLSVFLVSYVIVGGEIVLRATKNILRGQVFDENFLMSIATIGAFLIGEYPEGVAVMLFYKVGEFFQELAVNRSRRSISELMDIRPDFANLKSNEGLIKVSPEEVGIGDIIVVKPGEKVPLDGKVIEGYSMVDTSALTGESVPREVEAGNDVLSGCINKNGVLTIEVTKEFDESTVSKILDLVQNASSRKAPTENFITKFARYYTPIVVSVAALLAIVPPLIIPGAGFSEWVYRALVFLVISCPCALVVSIPLSFFGGIGGASKSGVLVKGSNYLEALNSVETVIFDKTGTLTKGVFNVTEIHPKNDVTKEGLLEYAAYAESYSNHPIAISILKAYEKEIDKDKIEKYDEIPGHGIKISVEDKEILVGNHKLMDKENINYSKIESIGTILYVSVNSDYIGYIVISDEVKEDSANAIKALKALGVKKIVMLTGDAKSVGEKVGNQLGIDEVYAELLPTEKVEILEELDSQKSPKGKIVFVGDGINDAPVLARADIGMAMGGLGSDAAIEAADIVIMTDEPSKISTAIKIAKRTRKIVWQNIILAMGIKIIFLVLGALGVAHLWEAVFADVGVAILAVLNAMRVMKVKHLF
- a CDS encoding ArsR/SmtB family transcription factor, giving the protein MKDNKIDFERCDCTVIHEDIITSVRESMPPEESLYDLADVFKVFGDTTRIKIIYALFSSEMCVCDIAVLLNMTQSAISHQLRVLKQARLVKYRKEGKVVYYSLDDDHVKQIFDQGLDHISEQNHTGK
- a CDS encoding flavin reductase family protein, translated to MKIEYSNIPISMGKMRTYGFSWMDFVTAIPSPLFVVTSYKSNGMPNACLQSWACFKGNPSGFYAILSSVNKSGHMYQTLKEKGEAVLNFPSADIYDKCTATIANNGFDNDEITLSGLTAEAATSVDAPRIKECFLNLECRYLWEREIKDGDTHVLICLEVINICADEVHLDENIQGRYGEKGYLYNVHYPINPENFEGKSHDWIASLNKLKDMGEY
- the nagA gene encoding N-acetylglucosamine-6-phosphate deacetylase, with product MNKIVFKNARLITPTGITQGEVLVCNKKIKKVVLNGTIIDGADEIIDVKGQYLSPGFIDIHTHGAGNADFMDGNIESIHQACKTHMIHGTTSIVPTSLAGTKESLFNFVELFNSVYLQKEGLPNILGLHIEGPYFAYSQKGAQDHRYLRNPDPKEYMDVLKLTDKIIRWSFAVELEGSMEFLNVLREHGIISSLAHSDATCEEVFRAYENGLSAMTHFYSAMSSVRRIDAYRVAGAVEAGYLLDDLFVEVIADGKHLPKELLQLIYKVKGPDRICLVTDSMRAAGMPEGEYYLGSKENGTKIFVEDNVAKLMDRSAFAGSVATADRLIRTFHELTEAPLYEVVKMMSLTPAKLLKIDRKKGSICESKDADLVVFDEDINIKMVMVRGKVNYTASDF
- a CDS encoding reverse transcriptase domain-containing protein, which codes for MKTNRYRTSLVKRTYIEKPGGGQRPLGIPTVKDKTIQIATKKILEAIYEPEFIESSMGYRKNRGQNRQ